A region from the Phycisphaerales bacterium genome encodes:
- a CDS encoding NAD-dependent epimerase/dehydratase family protein: protein MTRILVTGAGGFIGHYLVTFLREQGHWVRGADLKYPEFSRTDADDFQICDLRRWDDCLKATRDVDEVYALAADMGGMGFISCHHAEILSNNLLINLHTIEAARANGVSRYFYTSSACVYPEYRQTETNVTPLAEEHAYPAQPQDAYGWEKLTTEKLCEHYTGDYGLPTRVARFHNIYGPLGTWEGGREKAPAALSRKIAIAKLTGNHEIELWGDGEQTRSFCYIDDCVEGIYRIMQSDCGEPLNLGSDRLISINDLALLIASIAGIDIRIRHIDGPMGVRGRNSDNSKLRRVLHWEPTIDLEEGLAKTYEWIEGEVAKSMKIAGVRTAAA from the coding sequence ATGACGCGCATTCTCGTTACCGGAGCCGGCGGCTTCATCGGGCACTACCTCGTCACTTTCCTCCGCGAACAGGGGCACTGGGTGCGCGGGGCCGACCTCAAGTACCCGGAGTTCAGCCGTACCGACGCGGATGACTTCCAGATCTGCGACCTGCGCCGGTGGGATGACTGCCTCAAGGCCACGCGCGACGTCGATGAGGTCTACGCGCTGGCGGCCGACATGGGCGGCATGGGCTTCATCTCCTGCCACCACGCCGAAATCCTCAGCAACAACCTGCTCATCAACCTGCACACCATCGAGGCCGCGCGGGCCAATGGCGTGTCGCGCTACTTCTACACCTCGTCCGCGTGCGTCTACCCGGAGTATCGCCAGACCGAGACGAACGTCACGCCGCTGGCCGAAGAGCACGCCTACCCCGCACAGCCGCAGGACGCCTACGGCTGGGAGAAGTTGACCACCGAAAAACTCTGCGAGCACTACACCGGCGACTACGGCCTGCCGACGCGCGTGGCCCGCTTCCACAACATCTACGGCCCGCTGGGCACGTGGGAAGGCGGCCGCGAAAAAGCCCCCGCCGCGCTGAGCCGCAAGATCGCGATTGCCAAGCTCACCGGCAACCACGAAATCGAACTCTGGGGCGACGGCGAGCAGACGCGATCGTTCTGCTACATCGACGACTGCGTGGAAGGCATCTATCGCATCATGCAGTCAGACTGCGGCGAGCCGCTCAACCTCGGCTCGGATCGGCTCATTTCCATCAACGACCTCGCGCTGCTCATCGCGTCGATCGCGGGCATCGACATCCGCATCAGGCACATCGACGGACCGATGGGCGTGCGCGGCCGCAACTCGGACAACTCGAAACTTCGCCGCGTGCTCCACTGGGAGCCGACGATCGACCTCGAAGAAGGCCTCGCAAAGACCTACGAGTGGATCGAAGGCGAAGTGGCCAAGTCTATGAAAATCGCCGGTGTCCGCACCGCGGCAGCGTAG
- a CDS encoding SDR family oxidoreductase, with protein sequence MKRILITGGAGFLGSHLCDRLVAQGHDVICLDNFFTSQKINISHLLGKPNFELIRHDVTHPIWLEVDEIYNMACPASPIHYQWNPIKTMKTSVIGIINVLGMAKRTRAKVLHASTSEVYGDPEVHPQPESYRGNVNPIGPRACYDEGKRAAETLCFDYHRSNGLNIRVIRIFNTYGPRMHPYDGRVVSNFIRQALTGEDITIYGDGSQTRSFCYVDDLVEGIIRMMNGPDDFIGPVNLGNPNEFTIKQLAEMVVEMTGTRSKIIYEDLPADDPTQRQPVIDLAKDKLGWEPKIQLREGLGKTIEYFKGVDLAQFRVPTPNG encoded by the coding sequence ATGAAACGCATTCTCATCACCGGCGGAGCCGGGTTTCTCGGCTCGCACCTGTGCGACCGGCTCGTCGCCCAGGGCCACGACGTCATCTGTCTCGACAACTTCTTCACCAGCCAGAAGATCAACATCTCCCATCTGCTGGGCAAGCCCAACTTCGAACTCATCCGCCACGACGTCACCCACCCCATCTGGCTTGAGGTCGATGAGATCTACAACATGGCCTGCCCGGCCAGCCCGATCCACTACCAGTGGAACCCGATCAAGACAATGAAGACCAGCGTGATCGGGATCATCAACGTGCTGGGCATGGCCAAGCGCACCCGCGCCAAGGTGCTGCACGCTTCGACGAGCGAGGTCTACGGCGACCCGGAGGTGCACCCGCAGCCCGAGTCGTATCGCGGCAACGTCAATCCCATCGGGCCGCGCGCCTGCTACGACGAAGGCAAGCGCGCCGCCGAAACGCTCTGCTTCGATTACCACCGATCCAACGGCCTGAACATCCGCGTCATCCGCATCTTCAATACATACGGGCCGCGCATGCATCCCTATGACGGCCGCGTGGTGTCCAACTTCATCCGCCAGGCGCTCACCGGCGAGGACATCACCATCTACGGCGACGGAAGCCAGACGCGGTCGTTCTGCTACGTCGATGACCTCGTCGAGGGCATCATCCGCATGATGAACGGGCCGGATGATTTCATCGGCCCGGTCAACCTCGGCAACCCAAACGAGTTCACCATCAAACAACTCGCCGAGATGGTGGTCGAGATGACGGGCACGCGCTCGAAGATCATCTACGAGGACCTGCCTGCGGATGACCCGACGCAGCGTCAGCCGGTGATCGATCTGGCGAAGGACAAGCTTGGCTGGGAGCCAAAGATTCAGTTGCGCGAAGGACTCGGCAAAACCATCGAGTACTTCAAGGGCGTGGACCTGGCGCAGTTCCGCGTGCCGACGCCCAACGGGTGA
- a CDS encoding class I SAM-dependent methyltransferase produces the protein MEENDEPILRYLYRHARPRRHLEFGTWEGRSALACLQECEATVWTINLREGEADEQGRWAYDAWLDESGIARDESLVTRTARNGRTVVRTDALGAIGHLVHEAGLGHRLCQVYCDSRQWDASNLPDGFFDSALIDGGHTAEVVTSDTLNALRLVRSGGLLLWHDYCPDPLAQETCASICGVVEAISRLAPAIRRNCSDWFWIEPSWILLAVRNDRPFDAGEVR, from the coding sequence ATGGAGGAGAATGACGAGCCGATCCTGCGGTATCTCTACCGCCACGCGCGGCCTCGCCGGCACCTTGAGTTTGGCACGTGGGAGGGGCGCAGCGCGCTGGCGTGTCTACAGGAGTGCGAGGCCACCGTGTGGACCATCAACCTGCGCGAGGGAGAGGCGGACGAGCAGGGACGCTGGGCGTACGACGCCTGGCTGGACGAATCGGGCATCGCGCGAGATGAATCGCTCGTCACCCGCACCGCGCGCAACGGCCGCACGGTCGTCCGCACCGATGCGCTCGGCGCCATCGGCCACCTCGTGCACGAAGCGGGTCTCGGCCATCGCCTGTGCCAGGTCTATTGTGACAGCCGGCAATGGGACGCTTCGAACCTTCCCGACGGCTTCTTCGACAGCGCGCTCATCGACGGCGGGCACACGGCGGAAGTCGTGACCAGCGACACGCTCAACGCGCTGCGGCTCGTCCGCTCCGGCGGCCTGCTGCTCTGGCACGATTACTGCCCCGATCCCCTGGCGCAGGAGACGTGCGCGTCGATTTGCGGCGTGGTCGAAGCGATCAGCCGACTCGCACCGGCGATCAGGCGGAATTGCAGCGACTGGTTCTGGATCGAACCGAGCTGGATCCTGCTGGCAGTGCGCAACGATCGACCGTTTGACGCAGGAGAGGTTCGATGA
- a CDS encoding VCBS repeat-containing protein produces the protein MIRKPIPFAAINHEPVHLVACLLLIAAPALGQTPHISFEPMVSYEASNSEPRRIQSDDFNRDGHLDAVVSMWGTDSSPGLITVLFGDGSGALVDNTDFGNTLHWWGLASGDFNRDQHRDIVGTVGGNADTAVHVYRGSGGGAFALMASLTAGRFPVAAVAGDWNGDGMDDLVIANNVTHGATVFLGHGDGTFEPAAHIPAAAGLLATDMCKGDFNRDGKADLAISHYSGVTVLQGDGAGQFTVYASTGGSALKHAVAAGDINGDGIDDVVTAEQYNNRIIVCISNGVNGFSSNTPYATGGTVSGVAATDLNRDGYIDVCVATGDSTGAEVFLNAGDGSGALMPRVEFAAGPQPTGIVAADLNEDGFDDLLITCRNFGDTPSISVLLQVPQLALAVDATCPDGGAMMITWCGATPNAQVGLIFAAELGSYVIRPGSPCAGTVLGLGASQLRVAYRGAAGPRGTRTISASVGPSACGGYLQLLDAATCTTSSVATIR, from the coding sequence ATGATCCGCAAACCGATTCCATTCGCCGCGATCAACCACGAGCCCGTGCATCTCGTCGCTTGCCTGCTGCTGATTGCCGCGCCGGCGCTCGGACAGACGCCGCACATCTCGTTCGAGCCGATGGTTTCGTACGAGGCCTCCAACAGCGAGCCGCGCCGCATCCAGAGCGATGACTTCAATCGCGACGGACATCTCGACGCCGTCGTGTCGATGTGGGGCACCGACAGCAGCCCGGGCCTCATCACCGTTCTCTTCGGCGATGGATCGGGCGCGCTCGTCGATAACACCGACTTCGGTAACACGCTCCACTGGTGGGGTCTGGCCTCGGGCGATTTTAATCGCGACCAGCATCGCGACATCGTCGGCACCGTCGGGGGCAACGCGGATACAGCGGTGCACGTCTATCGCGGCAGCGGCGGCGGCGCGTTCGCGTTGATGGCCAGCCTCACCGCCGGCCGCTTTCCCGTCGCTGCCGTTGCCGGAGACTGGAACGGCGATGGCATGGATGACCTCGTCATTGCCAACAACGTCACGCACGGCGCCACGGTCTTTCTCGGCCACGGCGACGGCACCTTCGAGCCCGCGGCGCACATTCCCGCCGCGGCCGGCCTGCTCGCCACTGACATGTGCAAGGGAGATTTCAACCGCGACGGCAAGGCAGATCTGGCCATCTCGCACTACTCCGGCGTGACGGTGCTGCAGGGTGACGGCGCCGGCCAGTTCACCGTGTACGCGAGCACCGGCGGCTCGGCGCTCAAACATGCCGTCGCAGCCGGCGACATCAACGGCGACGGGATCGATGACGTCGTCACGGCCGAGCAGTACAACAACCGCATCATCGTGTGCATCAGCAACGGCGTAAACGGCTTCTCGAGCAACACGCCTTACGCCACCGGCGGCACGGTGTCGGGCGTCGCGGCGACCGATCTCAACCGCGACGGGTACATCGATGTCTGCGTCGCCACCGGCGACAGCACCGGGGCGGAGGTGTTCCTCAACGCCGGCGACGGCAGCGGCGCGCTCATGCCGCGCGTCGAGTTTGCCGCCGGCCCGCAGCCGACGGGCATCGTCGCGGCGGATCTGAATGAAGATGGCTTCGACGACCTGCTCATCACCTGCCGCAACTTTGGTGACACACCCTCGATCTCCGTGCTGCTGCAGGTGCCGCAGCTGGCGCTGGCGGTGGACGCCACTTGCCCCGATGGCGGCGCGATGATGATCACCTGGTGCGGCGCCACGCCCAACGCGCAGGTCGGGCTCATCTTCGCCGCGGAACTCGGGTCATACGTCATCCGGCCCGGCAGCCCGTGCGCCGGCACAGTTCTGGGTCTGGGCGCATCGCAACTGCGCGTGGCCTATCGCGGCGCCGCCGGACCGCGCGGCACGCGGACGATTAGCGCCAGCGTCGGACCGAGCGCGTGCGGCGGCTACCTGCAGTTGTTAGACGCCGCCACGTGCACGACGAGCAGCGTGGCAACGATCCGGTGA
- a CDS encoding aminopeptidase — protein sequence MLADPRYTRLADLLINFSTDLHKGEHILIEAFDLPEEMIIASIRAARRRGGHPHVAIRNGRIMRELNRTAGDEQLTTWAGYDRNRMEKMAAYLGLRGSQNVSEASDIDDDQMKKVGRLYAKPVHFEQRVNHTRWCVLRWPTPSMAQLAQMSTEQFEDFYFDVCTLDYSRMESACLKLRDRMNRTDKVHLKGPGETDLKFSIKDIPAIPCCGRRNIPDGECFTAPVRDSINGVIQYNCATLYNGLTFDNIRLTFEKGKVVDARARDKTAKLNSILDTDDGARYVGEFAIGFNPYIMHPMKDILFDEKISGSIHLTPGRCYDEASNGNSSEIHWDMVMIQRPDYGGGTIAFDGEVIRKDGLFIADDLKGLNPDALKG from the coding sequence ATGCTCGCCGACCCTCGCTACACCCGACTCGCCGACCTGCTCATCAACTTCTCGACCGACCTGCACAAGGGCGAGCACATCCTCATCGAGGCCTTCGACCTGCCCGAGGAGATGATCATCGCGTCCATCCGCGCCGCCCGGCGGCGCGGCGGGCACCCGCACGTGGCCATCCGCAACGGCCGCATCATGCGCGAACTCAACCGCACGGCCGGCGACGAACAGCTCACAACCTGGGCCGGCTACGACCGCAACCGCATGGAGAAGATGGCGGCGTATCTCGGCCTGCGAGGCTCGCAGAACGTCAGCGAAGCCTCCGACATCGACGACGACCAGATGAAGAAGGTCGGCAGGCTGTACGCCAAGCCCGTGCACTTTGAGCAGCGCGTCAACCACACGCGCTGGTGCGTGCTCCGCTGGCCCACGCCGAGCATGGCGCAACTTGCCCAGATGAGCACGGAGCAGTTTGAAGACTTCTATTTCGACGTGTGTACGCTCGACTATTCGCGCATGGAATCGGCCTGCCTGAAGCTGCGCGACCGCATGAACCGAACTGACAAGGTCCATCTCAAGGGGCCGGGCGAGACGGATCTGAAGTTCTCGATCAAGGACATTCCCGCCATTCCCTGCTGCGGCCGGCGCAACATTCCGGACGGCGAGTGCTTCACCGCGCCGGTGCGCGATAGCATCAACGGCGTCATCCAGTACAACTGCGCCACGCTCTACAACGGCCTGACGTTCGACAACATCCGCCTCACTTTCGAGAAGGGCAAGGTGGTCGACGCCAGGGCCCGCGACAAGACCGCCAAGCTGAATTCGATCCTCGACACCGATGACGGCGCGCGATACGTCGGGGAATTCGCCATCGGCTTCAACCCGTACATCATGCATCCAATGAAGGACATTCTCTTTGATGAGAAGATCTCCGGCTCGATCCACCTCACGCCCGGCCGGTGCTACGACGAAGCGAGCAACGGCAACTCGTCGGAGATCCACTGGGACATGGTGATGATCCAGCGGCCCGATTACGGCGGCGGCACGATTGCCTTCGACGGCGAGGTGATCCGCAAGGACGGCCTGTTTATCGCAGATGATCTCAAGGGGCTCAATCCCGATGCGCTCAAAGGCTGA
- a CDS encoding UDP-glucose/GDP-mannose dehydrogenase family protein: MHEPTINSIAVIGLGKLGSPIAACLAAAGYTVIGVDTDPAKVEAINAGRAPVNETDLEAMIGRSGGRLSATTEIDRAVGQADATLVMVPTPSDPDGRFSLKFVLGAIRSIGRALRSRRGYHLVSICSTVMPGATGGEIREVLELTSGQRVGDALGLCYSPEFIALGSVIRDYLHPDMVLIGQSDPRAGAALERLYRRVCRNEPVVQRMGFINAELTKIAVNSYITTKITFANMIAGICQNLPGADVDVVTGALGCDSRIGRKYLKGAVGYGGPCFPRDNVALARAAELAAAGADLARSVDQTNRAEVRRLADLVRTHLTDSQHTVGVLGLSYKPHTEVIEQSQGLLLTQMLAAEGVPVIAHDPAALPNARAALGDAVRFVDALHECLAAADVLVIATPWPEYAAINRAMLAGAGQRRRIIDCWRCISDPTLRESADYIAIGIGPREPGVLLDVKVNAASLQVA, encoded by the coding sequence ATGCACGAACCGACCATCAACAGCATCGCGGTCATTGGGCTGGGCAAACTCGGCTCGCCGATCGCCGCCTGCCTCGCCGCCGCCGGCTACACCGTCATCGGCGTGGACACCGACCCGGCCAAGGTCGAAGCGATCAACGCCGGCCGTGCGCCCGTCAACGAAACTGATCTTGAAGCCATGATCGGCCGCAGCGGAGGCCGCCTCAGCGCGACGACGGAGATCGACCGCGCCGTGGGGCAGGCGGATGCAACACTGGTCATGGTGCCTACGCCCAGCGATCCGGATGGCCGGTTCTCACTCAAGTTTGTCCTCGGCGCGATCCGTTCGATTGGCCGGGCTCTGCGCAGCCGGCGCGGCTACCACCTCGTGAGCATCTGCTCCACCGTCATGCCCGGCGCCACCGGAGGCGAGATCCGCGAAGTGCTCGAACTCACCTCCGGCCAGCGCGTCGGCGACGCCCTGGGCCTGTGCTACAGCCCCGAGTTCATCGCGCTGGGCAGCGTCATCCGCGACTACCTCCATCCCGACATGGTGCTCATCGGGCAATCGGATCCGCGGGCCGGGGCGGCGCTCGAGCGCCTCTACCGCAGGGTGTGCCGCAACGAGCCAGTCGTGCAGCGGATGGGTTTCATCAATGCCGAACTGACCAAGATCGCGGTCAATTCGTACATCACGACCAAAATCACGTTTGCGAACATGATCGCGGGCATCTGCCAGAACCTGCCAGGTGCCGATGTGGATGTGGTGACGGGCGCGCTGGGCTGCGACAGCCGCATCGGCCGCAAATACCTCAAGGGCGCGGTGGGCTACGGCGGGCCGTGCTTCCCGCGCGACAACGTCGCTTTGGCGCGCGCTGCCGAACTGGCCGCTGCGGGGGCTGACCTGGCGCGCAGCGTCGATCAGACGAACCGGGCCGAAGTGCGCCGCCTGGCCGATCTCGTTCGCACTCACCTGACCGATTCGCAGCACACCGTTGGCGTGCTGGGCCTGTCGTACAAGCCGCACACCGAAGTCATCGAGCAGTCGCAGGGGTTGCTGCTCACGCAGATGCTCGCGGCCGAGGGTGTGCCGGTGATTGCGCACGATCCCGCGGCGCTGCCCAACGCCCGGGCGGCGCTTGGAGACGCGGTGCGCTTCGTCGATGCGCTGCACGAGTGCCTCGCCGCCGCCGACGTGCTGGTGATCGCCACGCCGTGGCCGGAGTATGCGGCGATCAATCGGGCCATGCTCGCAGGCGCGGGCCAGCGGCGCCGGATTATCGACTGCTGGCGCTGCATCAGCGACCCCACGCTGCGTGAAAGCGCCGACTACATCGCCATCGGCATCGGCCCGCGCGAACCGGGTGTGCTGCTGGACGTCAAAGTCAACGCGGCGTCACTGCAGGTGGCGTAG
- a CDS encoding SRPBCC family protein has product MRIEVRTIIDAPREVCFDLARDIDFHLASMGDTGERAVGGVTSGLIGMGEAVTWEARHLGIRQRLTVRITEFDPPRLFRDRQVRGPFRSFDHLHQFDAIEGGTLMIDVLDFAAPVWLIGPVIDRLVLARHLRRLLTGRGEALRIEAQRRHHTQSAGANV; this is encoded by the coding sequence GTGCGAATTGAGGTCAGGACAATAATCGACGCTCCGCGCGAAGTGTGCTTCGACCTGGCGCGCGACATCGACTTTCACCTCGCCTCGATGGGCGATACTGGTGAGCGCGCGGTCGGCGGTGTCACTTCGGGCCTCATCGGGATGGGAGAGGCCGTCACTTGGGAAGCGCGGCACTTGGGCATTCGTCAGCGCCTCACGGTGCGCATTACCGAGTTCGATCCGCCGCGGCTCTTTCGTGATCGCCAGGTTCGCGGGCCATTCCGTTCGTTCGACCACCTCCACCAGTTTGACGCCATCGAGGGCGGGACGCTCATGATCGATGTGCTCGATTTCGCTGCGCCGGTCTGGCTGATCGGGCCGGTGATTGACCGGCTGGTGCTGGCGCGGCATCTGCGGCGACTCCTCACGGGGCGCGGCGAGGCGCTGCGAATCGAGGCTCAGCGGCGGCACCACACGCAATCGGCCGGCGCCAACGTCTGA
- a CDS encoding DUF5615 family PIN-like protein: MAFLRDGGFDVLTVFDDESLRSAGDDIILQRAFEENRVVLTHDADFGTIAVAGFRPVVGIVFLRPGHIDPKSTIETLRFILAGDFELQPPFVLVAVRQAESVRVRVRRLG, encoded by the coding sequence GTGGCGTTCCTGCGCGACGGCGGCTTCGATGTGCTGACGGTCTTCGACGATGAGTCGCTCAGGAGTGCCGGCGATGACATCATACTTCAGCGCGCGTTCGAAGAGAACCGCGTAGTGCTCACGCATGACGCCGACTTCGGCACGATCGCCGTAGCAGGTTTCCGTCCGGTCGTGGGCATCGTGTTTCTACGACCGGGGCACATCGATCCAAAAAGTACCATCGAAACGCTGCGGTTCATACTTGCCGGTGATTTCGAACTGCAGCCACCGTTCGTACTGGTTGCGGTTCGCCAAGCGGAGAGTGTTCGCGTTCGCGTGAGAAGGCTCGGCTGA
- a CDS encoding DUF433 domain-containing protein has protein sequence MVDLPAAFPRIVSDPAVLRGKPCIRGTRLSVEFILELIASGAGREDVVRAYPQLTVDDVSEAVLYAARFLENEVVTQSAAKAS, from the coding sequence ATGGTCGATTTGCCCGCAGCCTTTCCGCGAATCGTCTCGGACCCTGCCGTGCTCCGCGGCAAGCCCTGCATCCGTGGAACGCGCCTCAGTGTCGAGTTCATTCTCGAATTGATCGCGAGCGGCGCCGGTCGAGAGGATGTGGTTCGCGCTTACCCGCAGCTCACCGTGGATGACGTAAGCGAAGCGGTGCTCTACGCGGCGAGGTTCCTGGAAAACGAAGTCGTCACTCAGTCCGCCGCCAAGGCGTCGTGA
- a CDS encoding adenylyltransferase/cytidyltransferase family protein: MAPSASSQSKVLSLPTLLARCREAREQGRQIVHCHGCFDLVHPGHVRHLEFAARLGDILLVTISGDGMIDKGTGRPLIPERLRAENLAALNCVDWVYIDPHPTALEVINQVKPDVYLKGREYESNRDPRFLAEREAVESHGGRVVFSSGDIVFSSSALIAALTNNHDPIDRALEQLSEVNDLRPSTLEGIVDQFSGKRIVVIGEPIIDRYVHCERPEVASESPVMTLRPLQSQTFDGGAAIICRHIASLGGQAELVTALPHRDDAAVLFVERLRAQGIAVRSIESDQSITEKQRYLVGAQKVMKVDLGRPMTIDERGRSQFVRLALEAATQDGGVDGVIFADFGQGLLTPATLDRLIQQLRPRVRIMAGDVSGKRASLLRLQQMDLVCPTEDELREAMSDFADGLGAVVWRWLERTNVQSALVTMGAEGVIAFSRRSAGQPRLADLPARLKSDHIPGLGPIGIDPLGCGDAMLSTATLALCAGGDLVQAGYLGSLAASIESRQLGNVPVGAAGLRAEWQRLAARHLLIASAV, translated from the coding sequence ATGGCCCCGTCCGCCTCGTCTCAGAGCAAAGTCCTCAGCCTGCCCACGCTGCTGGCCCGCTGCCGCGAAGCGCGCGAACAGGGCCGGCAGATCGTCCACTGCCACGGCTGTTTCGATCTCGTCCACCCCGGGCACGTGCGGCACCTCGAGTTCGCCGCCCGGCTCGGCGACATCCTCCTCGTCACCATCTCCGGCGACGGGATGATCGACAAGGGCACCGGCCGGCCGCTGATCCCCGAACGCCTCCGCGCTGAGAATCTCGCCGCGCTCAACTGCGTCGACTGGGTCTACATCGATCCGCATCCGACCGCGCTGGAAGTGATCAACCAGGTCAAGCCCGATGTTTATCTCAAAGGGCGCGAGTACGAGAGCAACCGCGACCCGCGCTTCTTGGCTGAGCGCGAGGCCGTCGAGAGCCACGGCGGGCGCGTCGTCTTCTCGAGCGGCGACATCGTCTTCAGTTCGAGCGCGCTCATCGCAGCACTGACGAACAACCACGATCCGATCGATCGAGCCCTGGAGCAACTCAGCGAAGTCAACGACCTGCGGCCGTCGACGCTCGAAGGAATTGTGGACCAGTTCTCGGGCAAGCGCATCGTGGTCATCGGCGAGCCGATCATCGACCGCTATGTCCACTGCGAGCGGCCGGAGGTGGCGTCGGAGAGCCCGGTAATGACGCTGCGGCCGCTGCAGAGCCAGACATTCGACGGCGGGGCGGCGATCATCTGCCGGCACATCGCTTCGCTCGGCGGGCAGGCGGAACTGGTTACTGCGCTTCCGCACCGCGATGATGCGGCTGTGCTCTTCGTCGAGCGGCTCCGGGCCCAGGGCATCGCCGTGCGCAGCATCGAGAGCGATCAGAGCATCACCGAAAAGCAGCGCTACCTCGTCGGCGCGCAGAAGGTCATGAAGGTGGACCTCGGCCGGCCCATGACCATCGACGAGCGCGGCCGATCGCAGTTCGTCCGGCTCGCGCTAGAAGCGGCGACACAGGATGGCGGCGTCGATGGCGTCATCTTCGCCGACTTCGGTCAGGGGCTACTCACGCCTGCGACGCTTGACCGGCTGATTCAGCAACTGCGCCCGCGCGTGCGCATCATGGCCGGCGACGTGTCGGGCAAGCGCGCCAGCCTGCTGCGCCTGCAGCAGATGGATCTGGTGTGCCCGACGGAAGATGAACTGCGCGAAGCGATGAGCGATTTTGCCGACGGCCTGGGCGCCGTCGTGTGGCGCTGGCTTGAGCGCACGAACGTGCAGTCGGCGCTGGTGACGATGGGGGCTGAGGGCGTGATCGCGTTTTCGCGTCGCAGCGCCGGCCAGCCGCGCCTGGCTGATCTGCCCGCGCGGCTCAAGAGCGATCACATTCCCGGCCTCGGTCCCATCGGCATCGATCCGCTCGGTTGCGGCGATGCGATGCTCTCGACGGCGACGCTGGCGCTGTGCGCCGGTGGTGATCTCGTGCAGGCGGGTTATCTCGGCAGCCTCGCCGCGTCGATCGAGTCGCGGCAACTGGGCAACGTCCCCGTCGGCGCCGCGGGCCTGCGGGCCGAGTGGCAGCGCCTCGCCGCGCGGCACCTGCTCATCGCCTCGGCGGTGTAA
- a CDS encoding acetolactate decarboxylase, which translates to MNNLASSAPSPSLLLFRFCSAVCILAAAAVPGGCTTRTTSVAQYGAMRQVMREGQTEPRIRLTDAVAAPHAYGVGALEGLTGEVTIVDGSVWVARVAHEGVDVSGPAPLAHDQATLLTLAHIASWESVPVTTTIEGAALESSIKAAARDMGIDTSKPFPFVIEGDAIRVDLHVVNGYCPSAVDPATIDAQPWVWSSPAPGRAVIVGFYAPDAAGVMTHHATAVHLHAVVDIDGRTVAGHVDEAAAGAGAVLRLPSAR; encoded by the coding sequence ATGAACAATCTCGCCTCCAGCGCTCCCTCGCCTTCGCTTTTGCTCTTCCGGTTTTGCAGTGCTGTCTGCATCCTCGCAGCCGCGGCCGTGCCTGGCGGCTGCACGACCCGCACCACCAGCGTGGCGCAATACGGCGCCATGCGGCAGGTCATGCGCGAAGGACAGACCGAGCCTCGCATCCGCCTGACGGATGCCGTCGCCGCGCCGCATGCCTATGGCGTGGGCGCGCTGGAAGGCCTGACGGGCGAAGTCACGATCGTGGATGGATCGGTCTGGGTCGCCCGGGTGGCGCATGAAGGCGTGGATGTGAGCGGGCCGGCGCCGCTCGCACACGATCAGGCCACGCTTCTGACGCTGGCGCATATTGCCAGCTGGGAGTCGGTTCCAGTGACAACGACCATCGAAGGAGCCGCGCTCGAGTCGTCCATCAAAGCCGCGGCGCGCGACATGGGAATCGACACGAGCAAGCCGTTTCCGTTTGTGATCGAAGGCGATGCGATCCGCGTCGATCTGCACGTCGTCAACGGCTATTGCCCCAGCGCGGTTGATCCGGCGACGATCGACGCCCAGCCGTGGGTCTGGTCGAGCCCGGCGCCGGGGCGGGCGGTCATCGTCGGCTTCTACGCGCCCGACGCAGCCGGCGTCATGACGCACCACGCCACCGCAGTGCATCTGCACGCCGTTGTCGACATTGACGGGCGGACGGTTGCAGGGCACGTCGATGAAGCCGCTGCGGGCGCGGGCGCGGTGCTGCGCTTGCCTTCGGCTCGTTGA